Proteins encoded by one window of Pseudonocardia alni:
- a CDS encoding amidase — MTTADLSATELLAGYRSGEISPVQATRDALDRIEAHDGAVNAFCLVDADSALSQAKDSEARWQAGEPVGPLDGVPTSIKDMLLTIGWPTRRGSTTTSPDGPFEVDGPPVARVRAAGAVLIGKNTTPELAWKGVTDSPLTGVTTNPWDPTRTAGGSSGGSASAVGLGMGPLSLGTDAGGSVRIPAAFTGTVAHKPTYGRIAHYPGSAFGTLAHVGPMTRTVADAALLHDVVAQPDTRDPWVFDVPRESAVERLAGGAQGLRIAFSPTLGFVDVDPEVAALVAEAVAVFARELGATVENADPGFADPIEPFHTLWFAAAAKSLEPVGAEARKAMDPALVEIAEQGAGVSALDYLGAMAVRNELGTLMGAFHSEYDLLLTPTLPITAFEGGREVPEGWHDPRWTSWTPFTYPFNMTQQPATSVPCGFTSAGLPVGLQVVGPRHADATVLAAAHAYQQATTHHLRRPPLLG; from the coding sequence GTGACGACCGCAGACCTCAGCGCGACCGAGCTGCTGGCGGGCTACCGCAGCGGCGAGATCTCGCCGGTGCAGGCCACCCGCGACGCGCTGGACCGGATCGAGGCGCACGACGGCGCGGTGAACGCGTTCTGCCTGGTCGACGCCGACTCGGCGCTGTCGCAGGCGAAGGACTCCGAGGCGCGCTGGCAGGCCGGGGAGCCGGTCGGGCCGCTGGACGGCGTCCCCACCTCGATCAAGGACATGCTCCTGACGATCGGCTGGCCGACCCGCCGCGGCTCGACGACCACGTCGCCGGACGGCCCGTTCGAGGTCGACGGTCCGCCGGTTGCCCGGGTCCGCGCCGCCGGGGCGGTGCTGATCGGGAAGAACACCACCCCCGAGCTGGCCTGGAAGGGCGTGACCGACTCGCCCCTGACGGGGGTCACCACCAACCCGTGGGACCCGACGAGGACGGCCGGCGGCTCGTCCGGCGGATCCGCATCCGCGGTGGGGCTGGGCATGGGCCCCCTGTCGCTGGGCACCGACGCAGGCGGCTCGGTCCGCATCCCGGCCGCGTTCACCGGCACCGTCGCGCACAAGCCGACCTACGGCCGGATCGCCCACTACCCCGGTTCGGCGTTCGGGACGCTCGCCCACGTCGGCCCGATGACCCGCACCGTCGCCGACGCCGCGCTGCTGCACGACGTCGTCGCGCAGCCCGACACCCGCGACCCGTGGGTGTTCGACGTGCCCCGCGAGTCCGCCGTCGAGCGGCTCGCCGGGGGCGCGCAGGGCCTGCGCATCGCGTTCTCCCCCACCCTGGGGTTCGTCGACGTCGACCCGGAGGTGGCGGCGCTGGTCGCCGAGGCGGTCGCGGTGTTCGCCCGTGAGCTCGGCGCGACCGTCGAGAATGCCGACCCCGGTTTCGCCGACCCGATCGAGCCGTTCCACACGCTCTGGTTCGCCGCGGCCGCGAAGTCCCTGGAGCCGGTCGGCGCCGAGGCCAGGAAGGCCATGGATCCGGCGCTGGTGGAGATCGCCGAGCAGGGCGCCGGGGTCTCGGCGCTGGACTACCTGGGCGCGATGGCCGTGCGCAACGAGCTGGGGACGCTGATGGGCGCGTTCCACTCCGAGTACGACCTGCTGCTCACCCCGACACTGCCGATCACCGCGTTCGAGGGCGGCCGTGAGGTCCCCGAGGGCTGGCACGACCCACGCTGGACGTCGTGGACGCCGTTCACGTACCCGTTCAACATGACCCAGCAGCCCGCGACGTCGGTGCCGTGCGGCTTCACCTCCGCCGGCCTGCCGGTGGGGCTGCAGGTCGTCGGGCCGCGGCACGCCGACGCCACGGTGCTGGCCGCCGCGCACGCCTACCAGCAGGCGACGACGCACCACCTGCGCAGGCCCCCGCTGCTGGGCTGA
- a CDS encoding O-methyltransferase, producing MSTPAGAAAYAEGYLAEDDACGEARALGTAAGAHPISAAGGAALSVLAATVSARAVVEIGTGAGVSGLYLLRGMAGDGTLTTIDVDPELQRSARRTFLAAGYGPGRARLINGMALEVLPRLTDGGYDLVVADAVPAEYPGYLAEAIRLLRPGGVLVLEGVLDGGRVAEPGAVHGPGTAALRETAALVRDDERLLSALLPVADGMLCAVRR from the coding sequence ATGAGCACACCCGCGGGGGCGGCCGCGTACGCCGAGGGCTACCTCGCCGAGGACGACGCGTGCGGCGAGGCCCGCGCACTGGGCACGGCGGCGGGCGCGCACCCCATCTCCGCGGCGGGCGGGGCGGCGCTGTCGGTGCTGGCCGCGACGGTCTCCGCGCGGGCCGTCGTCGAGATCGGGACCGGAGCCGGGGTGAGCGGGCTGTACCTCCTGCGCGGCATGGCCGGCGACGGGACGCTGACCACCATCGACGTCGACCCGGAGCTGCAGCGTTCGGCCCGGCGCACCTTCCTCGCCGCCGGGTACGGACCCGGGCGCGCGCGGCTGATCAACGGGATGGCACTGGAGGTGCTGCCGCGACTGACCGACGGCGGCTACGACCTCGTCGTCGCCGACGCCGTCCCCGCCGAGTACCCCGGCTACCTGGCCGAGGCGATCCGGCTGCTGCGCCCCGGCGGGGTGCTGGTGCTGGAGGGTGTGCTCGACGGTGGCCGGGTCGCCGAGCCCGGTGCCGTGCACGGTCCGGGTACGGCCGCACTGCGCGAGACCGCCGCGCTGGTCCGCGACGACGAGCGCCTGCTGTCGGCGCTGCTGCCGGTCGCGGACGGGATGCTCTGCGCCGTCCGCAGGTGA
- a CDS encoding GntR family transcriptional regulator encodes MDVSELEPVSRRSTAEIVADRIRAAIMRGTFAPGTQLGEVDLANRLGVSRGPLREAMQRLVAEGLLRSERHRGLFVRELGPDDVRDVYLARTAVERAAALKVLEGDRAAAVVALEIPLGVMAAAAEAGDAVALADADHDFHAALVAASGSPRLRRMTEGLLVETRMCLAAFQQTAPPARALLAEHERLRDALRDGRTELLLDRLAAHMDDAVTRILAAMPGAA; translated from the coding sequence CTGGACGTCTCGGAGCTCGAGCCGGTGAGCCGGCGCTCCACCGCGGAGATCGTCGCCGACCGGATCCGTGCGGCGATCATGCGCGGCACGTTCGCGCCGGGCACCCAGCTCGGCGAGGTGGACCTCGCGAACCGGCTGGGGGTGAGCCGCGGCCCGCTGCGCGAGGCGATGCAGCGCCTCGTCGCCGAGGGGCTGCTGCGCAGCGAACGCCACCGCGGCCTGTTCGTGCGCGAGCTCGGTCCCGACGACGTCCGTGACGTCTACCTGGCCCGCACCGCCGTCGAGCGGGCCGCGGCGCTCAAGGTGCTTGAGGGTGACCGGGCGGCGGCCGTCGTCGCGCTGGAGATCCCGCTCGGCGTGATGGCCGCCGCGGCCGAGGCGGGCGACGCCGTGGCCCTCGCCGACGCCGACCACGACTTCCACGCCGCGCTCGTCGCCGCGTCGGGGAGCCCGCGGCTGCGCCGGATGACCGAGGGTCTGCTCGTCGAGACCCGGATGTGCCTCGCCGCGTTCCAGCAGACGGCCCCGCCCGCCCGGGCGCTGCTCGCCGAGCACGAACGGCTGCGCGACGCCCTGCGCGACGGCCGCACCGAGCTGCTGCTCGACCGGTTGGCCGCCCACATGGACGACGCCGTCACCCGCATCCTCGCCGCGATGCCCGGGGCGGCCTGA
- the sigE gene encoding RNA polymerase sigma factor SigE, producing the protein MSAPRATDDAPFRDAAAGTRPGEGADWTPPTWDEVVREHADRVYRLAYRLSGNQHDAEDLTQETFIRVFRSLASYKPGTFEGWLHRITTNLFLDMVRRRARLRMEGLPEDTDRLPGGGPEPETVFAINHLDPHLQAALDELPPDFRVAVVLCDVEGLSYEEIGATLGVKLGTVRSRIHRGRTALRASLERHRAAAAEEQAVASDRGPVAELVP; encoded by the coding sequence ATGTCCGCCCCTCGCGCAACCGACGACGCCCCGTTCCGGGACGCCGCCGCCGGTACCCGCCCCGGTGAGGGTGCCGACTGGACCCCGCCCACCTGGGACGAGGTCGTCCGGGAGCACGCCGACCGCGTCTACCGACTCGCCTACCGCCTGTCCGGCAACCAGCACGACGCGGAGGACCTCACCCAGGAGACCTTCATCCGGGTGTTCCGGTCCCTGGCGTCCTACAAGCCGGGCACCTTCGAGGGCTGGTTGCACCGCATCACCACGAACCTGTTCCTCGACATGGTCCGCCGCCGCGCCCGGCTGCGGATGGAGGGCCTGCCCGAGGACACCGACCGTCTCCCGGGCGGTGGCCCCGAGCCCGAGACCGTGTTCGCGATCAACCACCTCGACCCGCACCTGCAGGCCGCGCTGGACGAGCTGCCCCCGGACTTCCGGGTCGCCGTCGTCCTGTGCGACGTCGAGGGCCTGTCCTACGAGGAGATCGGCGCCACCCTCGGGGTGAAGCTCGGCACCGTCCGCAGCCGCATCCACCGGGGTCGGACCGCGCTGCGAGCGTCGCTGGAGCGGCACCGCGCGGCCGCGGCGGAGGAGCAGGCGGTGGCATCCGACCGCGGTCCGGTGGCAGAGTTGGTCCCGTGA
- a CDS encoding maleate cis-trans isomerase family protein has product MSTVGFLYPGFSAEDDYPRAEKLLTDGSRLALVHTEMPEDAHREDALLAIGGDEVLADGARRVAAEAGPLDAVVWACTSGSFIFGPEGAARQVAALERVSGVPTSSTSFAFVDACRRLGIRSVAVGATYPPDVAGAFVHFLTHHDISVHTLSARDIITAAEVGTLPPETVLEFAAAVASDAPGADAVLLPDTALHTVDVLDALDARVGRPVLTANQVSIWQGLRVAGADVDRPGLGTLFRRG; this is encoded by the coding sequence ATGAGCACGGTCGGATTCCTCTACCCGGGCTTCTCCGCCGAGGACGACTACCCGCGCGCCGAGAAGCTGCTGACCGACGGCAGTCGGCTCGCCCTCGTCCACACCGAGATGCCCGAGGACGCCCACCGCGAGGACGCGCTGCTCGCCATCGGCGGCGACGAGGTCCTCGCCGACGGCGCGCGCCGGGTCGCCGCGGAGGCGGGCCCGCTGGACGCGGTCGTCTGGGCCTGCACCTCGGGGTCGTTCATCTTCGGCCCCGAGGGCGCCGCCCGGCAGGTCGCGGCGCTGGAACGGGTGTCCGGGGTGCCGACGTCGAGCACGTCGTTCGCCTTCGTCGACGCCTGCCGGCGGCTCGGGATCCGCTCGGTGGCGGTCGGGGCGACCTATCCGCCGGACGTCGCCGGCGCCTTCGTGCACTTCCTGACCCACCACGACATCTCCGTGCACACGCTGTCCGCCCGCGACATCATCACCGCCGCCGAGGTCGGGACGTTGCCGCCGGAGACCGTGCTGGAGTTCGCCGCCGCGGTGGCCTCGGACGCGCCCGGCGCCGACGCGGTGCTGCTGCCCGACACCGCGCTGCACACCGTGGATGTGCTCGACGCGCTGGACGCACGCGTGGGCAGGCCGGTGCTGACCGCGAACCAGGTGAGCATCTGGCAGGGCCTGCGTGTGGCCGGGGCCGACGTCGACCGTCCCGGCCTGGGGACACTGTTCCGGAGAGGGTGA
- a CDS encoding aspartate aminotransferase family protein, translating into MAQLSPLLKQATPVQAARGEGVYLYDTDGRRHLDFTAGIGVTSTGHCHPTVVAAAQEQVATLIHGQYTTVMHQPLLTLVERMGDVLPEGIDSVFFTNSGSEAVEASVRLARQATGRQLIIAFDGGFHGRTMGAAALTTSGAKIRAGIAPMMGGVAFAPFPYAYRYGWSEEQAVAFALSELDRQLASTAPASDVAAFIVEPVLGEGGYVPTPPAFLHGLRERADRHGILLIADEVQTGYGRTGKFWGHQHAEGLTPDIIVTAKGLASGFPLSAIAAPKALMEKAWPGSQGGTYGGNAVACAAALATLEVVQGEGLVENARVQGEKLLAGVRDAAQGIAAIGDVRGRGLMVGIEFVDADGKPDGATAAKVHAAAAAQGLLLLTCGVYGNVVRMIPALVVTAEQVDEGLALWTKALNDALS; encoded by the coding sequence ATGGCACAGCTGTCCCCGCTGCTCAAGCAGGCCACCCCGGTCCAGGCCGCCCGCGGTGAGGGCGTCTACCTGTACGACACCGACGGGCGCCGCCACCTCGACTTCACCGCCGGCATCGGCGTCACCTCCACCGGGCACTGCCACCCGACGGTCGTCGCGGCCGCCCAGGAGCAGGTGGCCACGCTGATCCACGGCCAGTACACGACCGTGATGCACCAGCCGTTGCTGACGCTGGTCGAGCGGATGGGCGACGTGCTGCCCGAGGGCATCGACTCGGTGTTCTTCACCAACTCCGGCTCCGAGGCCGTCGAGGCGTCGGTGCGGCTGGCCCGCCAGGCCACCGGCCGGCAGCTGATCATCGCGTTCGACGGCGGCTTCCACGGCCGCACCATGGGTGCCGCGGCGCTCACCACCTCCGGGGCGAAGATCCGGGCCGGGATCGCCCCGATGATGGGCGGGGTCGCGTTCGCGCCCTTCCCCTACGCCTACCGCTACGGCTGGTCCGAGGAGCAGGCCGTCGCGTTCGCCCTGTCCGAGCTCGACCGGCAGCTGGCGAGCACCGCGCCGGCGTCCGACGTCGCCGCGTTCATCGTCGAGCCGGTGCTGGGCGAGGGCGGCTACGTCCCGACCCCGCCCGCGTTCCTGCACGGGCTGCGCGAGCGCGCCGACCGGCACGGCATCCTGCTGATCGCCGACGAGGTCCAGACCGGTTACGGCCGCACCGGGAAGTTCTGGGGCCACCAGCACGCCGAGGGCCTCACCCCGGACATCATCGTCACCGCCAAGGGGCTCGCGTCCGGCTTCCCGCTCTCGGCCATCGCCGCGCCGAAGGCCCTCATGGAGAAGGCGTGGCCCGGCTCGCAGGGCGGCACCTACGGCGGCAACGCCGTCGCCTGTGCCGCCGCGCTCGCCACGCTCGAGGTCGTACAGGGCGAGGGCCTCGTCGAGAACGCCCGCGTGCAGGGCGAGAAGCTCCTGGCCGGCGTCCGGGACGCCGCGCAGGGCATCGCCGCCATCGGCGACGTCCGCGGCCGGGGCCTGATGGTCGGCATCGAGTTCGTCGACGCCGACGGCAAGCCCGACGGCGCCACCGCAGCCAAGGTGCACGCCGCGGCCGCCGCGCAGGGCCTGCTCCTGCTGACCTGCGGTGTGTACGGCAACGTCGTCCGGATGATCCCGGCGCTCGTCGTGACCGCCGAGCAGGTCGACGAGGGCCTGGCGCTCTGGACCAAGGCACTGAACGACGCGCTGTCCTGA
- a CDS encoding AEC family transporter → MVGVLEGFLVIGVVVVVGYVLGRGGLLGDQGSKVLARTAFFVATPALLFTTLSRSDVGAVLSSGLVVTALTSTLACLLFVPVALLRRRPAGEVVVGSMASGYVNAGNLGIPIAAYVLGDSAAVAPVLLFQLAILTPLFTTLMDVLPGDGRGERPGWVRVALAPLRNPIAIATAAGLTVSATGVVLPEPVTAPVELLADLAVPAMLLAFGISLHGARRPGAGETAGSVWTAVLIKNVLHPLIAWAFAAGVLGLTGPALLAAVVLAALPTAQNVFGYAVRYDRAVPLARDVALASTVVAVPVLLVIAALLA, encoded by the coding sequence GTGGTGGGTGTCCTCGAAGGTTTCCTGGTCATCGGCGTCGTCGTGGTCGTCGGGTACGTCCTCGGCCGCGGAGGCCTGCTCGGTGACCAGGGTTCGAAGGTCCTCGCCCGCACCGCCTTCTTCGTCGCGACGCCCGCGCTGCTGTTCACCACGCTCAGCCGTTCGGACGTCGGCGCCGTCCTGTCCTCGGGGCTGGTCGTCACCGCGCTCACCAGCACCCTGGCCTGCCTGCTGTTCGTGCCCGTCGCGCTGCTGCGCCGCCGCCCGGCAGGCGAGGTCGTCGTCGGGTCGATGGCGTCCGGCTACGTCAACGCGGGCAACCTCGGCATCCCGATCGCGGCCTACGTGCTCGGCGACTCCGCCGCCGTCGCCCCGGTGCTGCTGTTCCAGCTCGCGATCCTGACCCCGCTGTTCACGACCCTGATGGACGTCCTGCCCGGCGACGGCCGCGGCGAACGCCCCGGGTGGGTCCGGGTCGCCCTCGCCCCGCTGCGCAACCCGATCGCGATCGCCACCGCCGCCGGGCTGACCGTCTCCGCGACGGGCGTCGTGCTGCCGGAGCCGGTGACCGCCCCGGTCGAGCTGCTCGCCGACCTCGCGGTGCCCGCCATGCTGCTCGCGTTCGGCATCTCCCTGCACGGCGCCCGCCGCCCCGGGGCGGGGGAGACCGCGGGCTCGGTGTGGACCGCCGTCCTGATCAAGAACGTGCTGCACCCGCTGATCGCCTGGGCCTTCGCTGCGGGCGTGCTCGGCCTGACCGGCCCGGCGCTGCTCGCCGCGGTGGTACTGGCCGCCCTGCCCACCGCGCAGAACGTGTTCGGTTACGCCGTGCGCTACGACCGCGCCGTCCCGCTGGCCCGCGACGTGGCACTGGCCTCGACCGTCGTCGCCGTCCCGGTGCTGCTGGTGATCGCCGCGCTACTGGCCTGA
- a CDS encoding S1C family serine protease: MSDDRGARPDGAADPEAHGSAPPRLRPRPLDRPATDPGEQAAFGRPDGVGSSFAPPSPHLGSNGSLPTVPPPTAAVARAFGRPDRAPDGDPAGGLQRPPGASGDALRGGEQSAEQDPFWPGGSTGDPWRDPGTPVVAAPPPGDGDDPGEGPRPDGPRLSVREVLFGKRVQPRALALLGVLALVVGAAGGLVGHWTATAASALTSPGAVLSATEPARERPPGSVSEVASRVLPAVVSLEVTVGNQAGNGSGVVIDPAGYVLTNDHVVAPATGPGQGTIEALFSDGSRVPATVVGADPMTDLAVVKVPVANPTVAAIGRSGELAVGDAVIAIGSPFGLAGTVTTGIVSAVDRPVRLDPEGSAGDAVIDAVQTDAAINPGNSGGPLVDATGAVVGINTAIRSAGSAESGAQGGSIGLGFAIPIDDARAIAEELIRTGRVAHADLGVNARSVTDGATDGAQVQNVVAGGPAAAAGIADGDVVVDVAGRPIASADELVVAVREHAPGEQVPVGLVRQGRPLTVTVTLGQR; this comes from the coding sequence GTGAGCGACGACCGCGGCGCCCGCCCGGACGGCGCGGCCGACCCGGAGGCCCACGGCTCCGCCCCGCCGCGGCTGCGCCCCCGCCCGCTGGACCGTCCCGCGACCGACCCCGGCGAGCAGGCCGCCTTCGGCCGCCCGGACGGCGTCGGCAGCTCGTTCGCGCCGCCGTCGCCGCACCTCGGGTCGAACGGGTCGCTGCCGACGGTGCCCCCACCGACCGCCGCGGTCGCCCGCGCGTTCGGCCGCCCGGACCGCGCACCGGACGGCGACCCCGCCGGTGGTCTGCAGCGTCCGCCCGGTGCGTCGGGCGACGCGCTGCGCGGTGGTGAGCAGAGCGCCGAGCAGGACCCGTTCTGGCCCGGCGGCTCGACCGGCGACCCCTGGCGCGACCCGGGCACGCCGGTCGTCGCCGCCCCACCGCCCGGCGACGGCGACGACCCCGGTGAGGGTCCCCGGCCCGACGGCCCCCGGCTGAGCGTCCGCGAGGTCCTGTTCGGCAAGCGGGTGCAGCCGCGCGCGCTGGCGCTGCTCGGCGTGCTCGCCCTCGTCGTCGGTGCGGCAGGCGGCCTGGTCGGGCACTGGACGGCCACCGCGGCGAGCGCACTGACCAGCCCCGGAGCCGTGCTCAGCGCGACCGAGCCCGCCCGGGAACGGCCGCCCGGCTCGGTGTCGGAGGTCGCCTCACGGGTGCTGCCCGCGGTCGTCTCGCTGGAGGTGACCGTCGGCAACCAGGCGGGCAACGGCTCCGGCGTCGTGATCGACCCCGCGGGCTACGTGCTCACCAACGACCACGTCGTCGCGCCGGCGACCGGACCCGGCCAGGGCACCATCGAGGCCCTGTTCTCCGACGGCTCCCGCGTCCCGGCCACCGTGGTCGGTGCGGACCCGATGACCGACCTCGCGGTGGTCAAGGTGCCCGTCGCGAACCCGACGGTCGCCGCGATCGGCCGCTCCGGCGAGCTCGCCGTCGGTGACGCGGTGATCGCTATCGGGTCGCCGTTCGGCCTGGCGGGCACGGTGACGACGGGGATCGTGTCGGCCGTCGACCGCCCGGTGCGGCTCGACCCCGAGGGCAGTGCGGGCGACGCGGTGATCGACGCCGTGCAGACCGACGCCGCGATCAACCCCGGCAACTCCGGCGGCCCACTGGTGGACGCGACCGGCGCCGTCGTCGGCATCAACACCGCGATCCGCAGCGCGGGCAGCGCCGAGTCCGGGGCACAGGGCGGCTCGATCGGCCTGGGCTTCGCCATCCCGATCGACGACGCCCGCGCCATCGCCGAGGAGCTCATCCGGACCGGCCGCGTGGCGCACGCCGACCTCGGTGTCAACGCCCGCTCGGTCACCGACGGCGCCACCGACGGCGCCCAGGTGCAGAACGTCGTCGCCGGGGGACCGGCGGCCGCGGCCGGGATCGCCGACGGCGACGTCGTCGTCGACGTCGCCGGGCGCCCCATCGCCAGTGCCGACGAGCTCGTCGTCGCCGTCCGCGAACACGCCCCCGGCGAGCAGGTCCCGGTGGGTCTCGTCCGTCAGGGACGACCGCTCACCGTGACCGTCACGCTCGGGCAGCGCTAG
- a CDS encoding anti-sigma factor family protein, with the protein MTERRRFQVVPPDWGTTHLTLEAVVAFVDDELAAGPHDRATRHLERCTDCAVEVAEQRRARTALRGADAPTLPPSLMSTLRAIPQDTELPPPPAGLSLTPDGQLVSVLRPAPVEGDHGRRAGRSRRVRLGTGAAVSGLALGALAFGLPAATTATPTGPAVPGPGAAAVARFAATPVPASSRRTAVPAATTVDSTGAPLSPTTSATPAGDADISPTR; encoded by the coding sequence GTGACCGAGCGACGGCGTTTCCAGGTCGTCCCCCCGGACTGGGGGACGACCCACCTGACGCTCGAGGCGGTCGTCGCCTTCGTGGACGACGAGCTGGCCGCCGGCCCGCACGACCGCGCCACCCGCCACCTCGAGCGCTGCACCGACTGCGCGGTGGAGGTCGCCGAGCAGCGGCGGGCCCGCACCGCGCTGCGCGGTGCCGACGCCCCCACGCTGCCGCCGTCGCTGATGTCGACGCTGCGCGCGATCCCGCAGGACACCGAGCTGCCCCCGCCGCCGGCGGGCCTGTCGCTCACCCCGGACGGCCAGCTCGTGTCGGTGCTGCGCCCGGCGCCGGTCGAGGGCGACCACGGCCGTCGCGCCGGGCGGTCGCGACGGGTGCGTCTGGGCACCGGTGCCGCCGTGTCCGGGCTGGCGCTCGGCGCGCTCGCGTTCGGCCTGCCCGCCGCCACGACCGCCACCCCGACCGGGCCGGCCGTCCCCGGCCCGGGTGCCGCGGCCGTCGCCCGGTTCGCGGCCACCCCGGTGCCCGCCTCGTCGCGGCGGACGGCCGTCCCGGCCGCCACCACGGTGGACTCGACCGGTGCGCCGCTGTCGCCGACGACCTCGGCCACGCCGGCCGGTGACGCCGACATCTCGCCGACGCGCTGA
- a CDS encoding D-2-hydroxyacid dehydrogenase, producing MPVSAGQDPITVAVLHGGETPPGLERHAGDARLRFAADAGELAAVLPGSDVLLTWDFTSDAVKDVWEATDTTALRWVHTASAGVDRVAFPALLASGATLTNSRGVFDRPIAEFVLGAVIAFAKDTARSLALQRERTWRHRETETVAGKVATVVGSGPIGRAVADLLGAVGMRVRLVGRRAADGVHAFDELPGLLPDTDHLVLAAPLTDATRGMLHAGTIALLPERARVVNVGRGALVVQDDLTDALATGRLAGAALDVFEVEPLPATSPLWAMEHVLLSPHMSGDVVGWKDMLVELFADNLARFRDGRELRNVVDPERGYVSSSAGKV from the coding sequence TTGCCGGTTTCCGCTGGTCAGGACCCCATCACCGTCGCCGTGCTGCACGGCGGGGAGACCCCGCCCGGCCTCGAGCGGCACGCCGGTGACGCACGTCTCCGCTTCGCCGCCGACGCCGGCGAGCTCGCCGCCGTACTGCCCGGCAGCGACGTGCTGCTCACCTGGGACTTCACCTCCGACGCCGTCAAGGACGTCTGGGAGGCCACCGACACCACGGCGCTGCGCTGGGTGCACACCGCCAGCGCCGGCGTCGACCGGGTCGCGTTCCCCGCCCTGCTCGCCTCGGGTGCGACGCTGACGAACTCGCGCGGGGTGTTCGACCGCCCGATCGCCGAGTTCGTGCTCGGCGCGGTGATCGCGTTCGCCAAGGACACCGCCCGCTCGCTCGCGCTGCAGCGGGAGCGGACCTGGCGCCACCGCGAGACCGAGACCGTCGCCGGGAAGGTCGCGACGGTCGTCGGGAGCGGGCCGATCGGGCGCGCCGTCGCCGACCTGCTGGGCGCGGTCGGGATGCGGGTGCGGCTGGTCGGCCGGCGCGCCGCGGACGGTGTGCACGCCTTCGACGAGCTGCCCGGCCTGCTGCCCGACACCGACCACCTGGTGCTCGCCGCCCCGCTGACCGACGCGACCCGCGGGATGCTGCACGCCGGGACGATCGCCCTGCTGCCCGAGCGGGCGCGGGTCGTCAACGTCGGCCGGGGCGCGCTCGTCGTGCAGGACGACCTGACCGACGCGCTCGCGACCGGGCGGCTCGCCGGCGCCGCCCTGGACGTGTTCGAGGTCGAGCCGCTGCCCGCGACCTCGCCGCTGTGGGCGATGGAGCACGTGCTCCTCTCCCCGCACATGTCCGGTGACGTCGTCGGCTGGAAGGACATGCTCGTCGAGCTGTTCGCCGACAACCTCGCGCGCTTCCGGGACGGCCGGGAGCTGCGCAACGTGGTGGATCCCGAACGTGGGTACGTGAGCTCATCCGCAGGAAAGGTGTGA
- a CDS encoding DUF3830 family protein codes for MTKLIRIELAKRGVACTARLLEAEAPRTAAAVWEALADGPQGGDAQHAKYARNEVYTIVPRFGPRIGQENPTVTPIPGDVCYFDFHGGMLDSAFKDDQGIDAAEGGIDLAIFYGRNNLLLNGDVGWVPGNVFATIVDGLEEMATACHDVWRAGSVGERLVYSRAS; via the coding sequence ATGACGAAGCTGATCAGGATCGAGCTCGCGAAGCGTGGCGTCGCGTGCACCGCGAGGCTGCTGGAGGCCGAGGCGCCGCGCACCGCCGCGGCGGTCTGGGAGGCGCTGGCCGACGGCCCGCAGGGTGGCGACGCGCAGCACGCCAAGTACGCCCGCAACGAGGTCTACACGATCGTCCCGCGGTTCGGCCCGCGGATCGGGCAGGAGAACCCGACGGTCACGCCCATCCCGGGCGACGTCTGTTACTTCGACTTCCACGGCGGGATGCTCGACAGCGCGTTCAAGGACGACCAGGGCATCGACGCCGCCGAGGGCGGGATCGACCTCGCGATCTTCTACGGGCGCAACAACCTGCTGCTCAACGGGGATGTCGGCTGGGTGCCGGGCAACGTGTTCGCCACCATCGTCGACGGGCTCGAGGAGATGGCGACCGCCTGCCACGACGTGTGGCGCGCGGGCAGCGTGGGGGAGCGGCTGGTCTACTCGCGGGCGTCGTGA
- the tatB gene encoding Sec-independent protein translocase protein TatB, which translates to MFENIGMPEILVLVVAGLFILGPERLPEAAAWLGRAVRKVKEFATGAQDHLKKELGPEFDQIQQPLNDLRSLRSLNPRTAITRSLFSDDGFAGPVKPNGFAPGAGTAAAAGGVAAAGGAATASTPPPVREPQPPLTSGEKPPVDWDAT; encoded by the coding sequence GTGTTCGAGAACATCGGCATGCCGGAGATCCTCGTCCTGGTCGTGGCGGGGCTCTTCATCCTCGGCCCGGAGCGGCTGCCCGAGGCGGCGGCGTGGCTGGGCCGCGCCGTGCGCAAGGTCAAGGAGTTCGCCACCGGCGCCCAGGACCACCTGAAGAAGGAGCTGGGCCCGGAGTTCGACCAGATCCAGCAGCCGCTGAACGACCTGCGCAGCCTGCGCTCGCTCAACCCGCGCACCGCGATCACCCGCAGCCTGTTCTCCGACGACGGGTTCGCCGGCCCGGTCAAGCCGAACGGCTTCGCCCCCGGCGCCGGGACCGCCGCGGCGGCCGGTGGCGTGGCGGCGGCCGGGGGCGCGGCCACCGCGAGCACCCCGCCGCCCGTCCGGGAGCCGCAGCCCCCGCTCACCTCGGGCGAGAAGCCCCCGGTCGACTGGGACGCCACCTGA